From the Mustelus asterias chromosome 14, sMusAst1.hap1.1, whole genome shotgun sequence genome, one window contains:
- the LOC144504000 gene encoding secreted phosphoprotein 24-like yields the protein MKSLLLTIAAVQILQCSGIPSPKDALRVSVGKLNEITAITNLCGITRRRVKDVYRTGKLSYNVDLTFSVKETVCSKNSGLEFDDPSCRFRSKKSAEKGWCTSRVKYFADEVLDVDVECRGLETVDSHSDSFESSEDTVEVETKSKETSIEESPNVRSQSAESSLEDSPSVRSQSAESSLEDSPSVRSQSAESSLEDSPSVRSQSAESSLEDSPSVSIIWDFVSDDYQTTRIC from the exons ATGAAATCCTTACTCCTCACCATTGCCGCAGTGCAGATCCTCCAGTGCTCAG gaaTCCCCAGCCCTAAGGATGCTCTGAGAGTGTCAGTTGGAAAGCTGAATGAAATCACCGCCATCACCAATCTGTGTGGGATAACCCGGAGAAGAGTGAAGGAT GTTTATCGCACAGGAAAATTGTCGTACAACGTGGATTTAACATTCTCTGTGAAAGAAACCGTCTGCTCCAAGAATTCCGGACTGGAATTTGATGATCCCAGCTGTCGATTCCGTTCCAAGAAGTCCGCA GAGAAAGGTTGGTGTACAAGCCGCGTGAAATATTTTGCTGATGAGGTGCTGGATGTTGATGTGGAGTGCCGAGGTTTGGAGACAGTCGACAGCCACAGTGATTCATTCGAGTCGAGTGAAGACACTGTTGAG GTTGAAACCAAATCAAAGGAGACATCGATCGAGGAATCTCCCAAT GTAAGAAGCCAATCAGCAGAATCATCGCTGGAGGACTCTCCCAGT GTAAGAAGCCAATCAGCAGAATCATCGCTGGAGGACTCTCCCAGT GTAAGAAGCCAATCAGCAGAATCATCGCTGGAGGACTCTCCCAGT GTAAGAAGCCAATCAGCAGAATCATCGCTGGAGGACTCTCCCAGTGTGAGTATAATCTGGGATTTTGTGTCGGATGATTATCAAACGACAAGAATCTGTTGA